CCCGCCGACGTTCCCGGTGGTCATCCAGGAGTCGACGCTCGCGCAGTTGCTCTCCGAACCGGATGCGGGAATCGACTTCTCGAGGGTCGTGCACGGCAATCAGCGTTTCAGTTACACGCGGCCCATCGTGGCTGGCGACGAGCTGACGGCGACCCTGACGGTGACGAGCGTGAAGGCGATCGCGGGAAACGCGATGGTCACGGCGGAGTCGTCGGTTGTCGATGCGGTGGGCGAGCATGTCGTCACTGCGGTGTCCACTCTCGTTGTGAGAGGGGCCGACTCGTGAGCGCCCCGCAGCGGCCCGAGCTGGGGCAGGTCGTCGGCGAGGCCGAGTTCTCGTTCTCGCGCGATTC
This Homoserinimonas aerilata DNA region includes the following protein-coding sequences:
- a CDS encoding FAS1-like dehydratase domain-containing protein, with the translated sequence MTVNPELQGRVFPPTAPYVVAREKIREFSRAVFASSPINHDPEAARAAGYADVVAPPTFPVVIQESTLAQLLSEPDAGIDFSRVVHGNQRFSYTRPIVAGDELTATLTVTSVKAIAGNAMVTAESSVVDAVGEHVVTAVSTLVVRGADS